The proteins below come from a single Demetria terragena DSM 11295 genomic window:
- a CDS encoding VWA domain-containing protein — MDASLQRFAQMLRLHGVRVSTAEVIDAAGCAALPGVLADRARFRAALRACFVTRPSDLTTFDEVFDLFFGGGQARDVVEAGGSSAEMSDGGDGQSSDSLDEMALVDGTQGAAEIQSGSAGEADMREFFDPDVLRSGSNLDDDADIADLAAMSDEVSFSPSGATSRGTGMKVQLEVSRSRGVENPGSLSPATGQALDVTLSDDEEDRLLTWLGAAGSSSSDPSLDDAQITGLLERLPAHLADHLRRLAGLRRTTQVAGDISPVVLDRVSPAERERLEESLRRLAHDLHGGLSQRKKPHPRGRIEPIRTTRSSMRYDGVPFTPVRVRQVRERPRVVVLADVSLSVRVTARFTLHVMHGMQSQFRHVRSFGFVDELVEVTELFRTHPVEHALGLIFGGEILDPDASSDYGTVFDQFLHNYPDAINHRTSVVVLGDGRSNGKDPGLDSFAQIARRAKSVVWLSPEPSRSWRLGTCAMPQYAPLCDRVEVVRDLAGLERTSRSGGPL; from the coding sequence ATGGACGCATCGCTGCAGCGTTTTGCGCAGATGCTCCGCCTCCATGGGGTCCGGGTGAGTACCGCAGAGGTGATCGACGCCGCCGGATGCGCCGCGCTCCCAGGCGTACTCGCCGATCGAGCACGTTTCCGGGCGGCACTGCGCGCGTGTTTTGTGACCCGGCCGAGCGATCTCACGACCTTCGATGAGGTGTTCGACCTCTTCTTCGGCGGCGGACAGGCGCGGGACGTCGTAGAAGCCGGTGGGTCGTCGGCGGAGATGTCTGACGGCGGCGATGGCCAGTCCTCGGACTCGCTGGACGAGATGGCTCTGGTCGATGGGACACAGGGCGCTGCCGAGATCCAGAGTGGGTCGGCGGGCGAGGCCGACATGCGGGAGTTCTTCGATCCCGATGTGCTGCGCTCCGGCTCGAACCTTGATGACGACGCTGATATCGCGGATCTTGCGGCGATGTCGGACGAAGTGTCGTTCAGTCCCTCAGGCGCGACCTCCCGTGGAACGGGGATGAAGGTCCAATTAGAGGTGTCCCGTTCGCGGGGGGTCGAGAACCCCGGTTCGCTCAGCCCAGCGACGGGTCAGGCACTGGATGTGACGCTATCCGACGACGAGGAAGATCGGCTGCTGACTTGGCTTGGAGCCGCCGGATCGAGCAGTTCGGATCCGTCTCTCGACGACGCGCAGATCACCGGTCTGCTGGAGCGTCTCCCCGCGCACCTCGCCGACCACCTGCGGAGATTGGCCGGGCTGCGGCGGACGACCCAGGTCGCCGGCGATATCAGCCCGGTCGTCCTTGATCGAGTGTCTCCGGCTGAGCGAGAGCGCTTGGAGGAATCCTTGCGCAGGCTCGCCCATGATCTGCATGGCGGCCTGAGTCAGCGCAAGAAGCCTCATCCGCGGGGCCGGATCGAGCCCATTCGTACGACTCGGTCGAGCATGCGCTACGACGGTGTGCCGTTCACGCCGGTCCGGGTTCGCCAGGTTCGGGAGCGACCGCGTGTGGTGGTCCTCGCCGACGTCTCCCTGTCGGTCCGGGTGACCGCACGCTTCACGCTGCACGTCATGCACGGGATGCAGTCTCAGTTCCGGCACGTGCGCTCGTTTGGCTTCGTCGACGAGTTGGTCGAAGTGACCGAGCTATTCCGGACTCATCCCGTCGAGCATGCCCTCGGTCTGATTTTCGGGGGAGAGATCCTCGACCCCGACGCCAGCTCTGACTACGGGACGGTTTTCGACCAGTTCCTGCACAACTATCCGGACGCGATCAACCACCGCACGTCCGTGGTGGTGCTTGGCGACGGCCGCAGCAACGGCAAAGACCCAGGGCTGGACAGCTTTGCGCAGATCGCCCGCCGCGCCAAGTCAGTCGTCTGGCTCAGTCCTGAGCCCTCCCGGTCATGGCGGCTCGGCACCTGCGCCATGCCGCAGTACGCGCCGCTGTGCGACCGAGTGGAGGTCGTCCGCGATCTTGCAGGTTTGGAGCGGACCTCCCGTTCGGGAGGCCCACTGTGA
- a CDS encoding SMP-30/gluconolactonase/LRE family protein, producing MRAEPLSSPHAYHAEGPIWWEPWGGLRYVDMLAGDILLLGDDGTVTRTHVGSVAAAMRPRSGGGAVVAGERGFLLGHANDLSDLTPARELWTGNEIRFNEGGCDPSGAFYCGTMAYAVTPGAASMWRLDPDGSTSEILTDLTISNGLGWSPDGTLAYYIDTPTRTISAFDWSPEAGLTNRRPFVELDASVTGGPDGLTVDAEGGVWVALFGGAGVRRYSPEGSLEAIITVEPSQVTACTFGGPDLDTLYITTSRENLGDDEEPLAGAVFACQPGVRGLPALPYSG from the coding sequence ATGCGCGCTGAACCCCTGTCCTCCCCGCACGCCTACCACGCCGAGGGCCCGATCTGGTGGGAACCGTGGGGCGGCCTTCGCTATGTCGACATGCTCGCCGGCGACATCCTGTTGCTCGGCGATGACGGGACCGTCACCCGCACCCACGTCGGCTCCGTTGCCGCAGCGATGCGTCCCCGGTCCGGTGGTGGCGCCGTCGTCGCGGGCGAACGCGGCTTCCTCCTGGGTCACGCCAACGATTTGTCTGACCTGACGCCTGCGCGAGAGTTGTGGACTGGCAACGAAATTCGCTTCAACGAAGGCGGCTGCGACCCGTCAGGAGCGTTCTACTGCGGCACGATGGCATACGCCGTCACGCCGGGCGCAGCGTCGATGTGGCGGCTCGACCCCGATGGCTCGACGAGCGAAATCTTGACGGACCTCACCATCTCCAATGGCTTGGGGTGGTCGCCAGACGGCACGCTCGCGTATTACATCGACACCCCGACCCGCACGATCAGCGCCTTCGACTGGTCCCCCGAAGCGGGACTGACAAACCGACGGCCGTTCGTCGAGTTGGACGCCTCGGTGACGGGCGGACCGGACGGGTTGACCGTGGACGCCGAGGGCGGCGTGTGGGTGGCGTTGTTCGGCGGCGCGGGCGTTCGACGCTATTCGCCCGAGGGGAGCCTCGAGGCCATCATCACGGTCGAGCCATCCCAGGTCACCGCGTGCACCTTCGGCGGACCGGATCTCGACACGCTCTACATCACGACGTCCCGCGAGAACCTCGGCGATGACGAGGAACCTCTCGCCGGAGCGGTATTCGCCTGCCAGCCAGGGGTTCGTGGGCTGCCTGCGCTGCCGTATTCGGGCTAA
- the mftM gene encoding mycofactocin oligosaccharide methyltransferase MftM, whose translation MSAAALSAIDPVGPLVDGAYLDDLVEVRRVNRLERVGGATALRSRYFVVDTTGAQLRVWHSVPPEHRGEGLTTLLVDELGGAGVIDEIDLFERVFVGIVRTFDAKESEAIDAWTSFYRAGLEQSVAAPMSELAAVRTFAAELVPAGSVLELGSCFGFLSLHLALNGHQATASDLNPGTMHLLGQVAHALGAPLQTAIIDAADVPLADRSVDTVLALHLLEHVDDDTGERILREALRVARRRTIIAVPLEETPDPTFGHVRCITLDDLTNWGQQSGRPFGVREHHGGWLVVEA comes from the coding sequence GTGAGCGCCGCGGCCCTCTCAGCGATCGACCCCGTTGGCCCACTCGTCGACGGTGCCTATCTCGATGACCTAGTCGAGGTCCGCAGGGTCAACCGCCTGGAAAGGGTGGGCGGTGCCACGGCTCTGCGCAGTCGCTACTTCGTCGTCGACACCACAGGTGCCCAACTGCGCGTATGGCATAGCGTGCCGCCAGAACACCGAGGCGAGGGCCTGACGACGCTTCTGGTCGATGAGCTTGGTGGCGCGGGTGTGATCGATGAAATCGACCTGTTTGAAAGGGTTTTCGTCGGCATCGTGCGGACGTTCGACGCCAAGGAGAGTGAGGCGATCGACGCATGGACCAGCTTCTATCGAGCGGGGTTGGAGCAGAGCGTTGCCGCGCCCATGTCCGAGCTGGCGGCGGTCCGCACCTTTGCCGCGGAGCTCGTACCTGCGGGCTCAGTTCTCGAACTGGGAAGTTGCTTCGGGTTCCTGTCGCTGCACCTCGCGCTCAACGGGCACCAAGCCACCGCGTCTGACCTGAACCCGGGGACGATGCACCTGCTAGGGCAGGTAGCCCACGCCTTAGGGGCTCCACTCCAGACCGCCATCATCGACGCCGCGGACGTGCCCTTGGCTGATCGTTCAGTCGACACCGTGCTGGCGCTCCACCTGCTCGAGCACGTCGATGACGACACCGGGGAACGCATTCTGAGGGAAGCCCTTCGTGTCGCACGGCGTCGAACGATCATCGCCGTGCCATTGGAAGAAACCCCGGACCCGACCTTCGGCCACGTCCGTTGCATCACGCTCGATGACCTCACCAACTGGGGCCAGCAAAGCGGCCGACCGTTTGGGGTGCGCGAGCACCACGGCGGCTGGCTCGTCGTCGAAGCGTGA
- a CDS encoding PH domain-containing protein — MGEFDRRAIARLAPYRLPEERLRVAMQEHWAAKIEPVLTTLVSLVMVLMIGSLMPARLGMLADLAWWLWFALLARLAWTFINWHVSWFVATNKRLLLIYGVVTRKVAMMPLSKVTDMSYSRSPLGQLLGYGTFTLESAGQEQALQRITFVRNPDTTYRTICQEIFGDESLATDDDNGWDDPPNDDGGDGWSGPDTGPRPPDTLHDTDLPVQSIGAYLLPEDRSSFGRRWIRRRRRTVPDAPTGLVDDAPAVEVSREHASDYERVPKSTDGWWD; from the coding sequence ATGGGCGAGTTCGACCGGCGTGCCATCGCCCGCCTCGCCCCTTACCGCCTGCCCGAGGAGCGCCTCCGGGTGGCGATGCAAGAACACTGGGCCGCCAAGATCGAACCGGTCCTCACGACACTGGTCTCTCTGGTGATGGTCCTCATGATCGGCAGTCTGATGCCGGCTCGGCTGGGGATGCTCGCCGACCTGGCCTGGTGGCTGTGGTTCGCCCTTCTCGCCCGACTGGCCTGGACGTTCATCAATTGGCACGTGAGTTGGTTCGTCGCCACCAACAAGCGCCTCCTGCTGATCTACGGCGTCGTCACCCGCAAGGTGGCGATGATGCCGCTGAGCAAGGTGACCGACATGTCGTACTCGCGCAGTCCACTCGGGCAACTCCTCGGGTACGGCACCTTTACGCTCGAAAGCGCGGGCCAGGAACAGGCGCTCCAGCGCATCACCTTTGTCCGGAATCCCGACACGACCTATCGCACCATCTGCCAAGAGATCTTCGGCGATGAATCTCTCGCGACCGACGACGACAACGGTTGGGACGACCCACCGAACGATGACGGCGGCGACGGCTGGTCTGGTCCCGACACCGGACCCCGACCGCCAGACACCTTGCACGACACCGACCTTCCCGTTCAATCGATCGGCGCCTACCTGCTGCCGGAAGATCGTTCGTCCTTTGGGCGGCGCTGGATTCGGCGTCGCCGCCGGACCGTGCCCGATGCTCCGACCGGGTTGGTTGACGATGCGCCTGCCGTCGAGGTGAGCCGCGAGCACGCCTCCGACTACGAACGAGTCCCCAAGAGCACAGACGGCTGGTGGGACTAG
- the upp gene encoding uracil phosphoribosyltransferase, whose amino-acid sequence MRVIVADHPLIAHKLTYLRDQRTDSPTFRRLAEELMTLLAYEATREVRVEPFEIETPVAPTTGIKLSTPKPLIVPILRAGLGMLEGMVRLLPSAEVGFLGMVRNETTLEAVTYANRLPDDLSGRQCYVLDPMLATGGTLAMSIRYLAERGADDITAVTLLCAPEGIEAVRQELADLDVPITLVTGAVDERLNDKGYIVPGLGDAGDRLYGVAAD is encoded by the coding sequence ATGCGCGTCATCGTGGCCGACCACCCGCTCATTGCTCACAAGCTGACCTATCTGCGGGACCAGCGGACCGACTCACCAACCTTCCGACGACTGGCCGAAGAGCTCATGACCCTTCTGGCCTATGAGGCGACCCGGGAGGTGCGCGTCGAACCGTTCGAGATCGAGACGCCGGTAGCGCCCACCACTGGAATCAAGTTGTCGACTCCAAAACCGCTCATCGTCCCGATCCTGCGTGCCGGGCTCGGCATGCTGGAGGGCATGGTGCGGCTGCTGCCGAGCGCCGAAGTCGGCTTCCTCGGGATGGTGCGCAACGAGACAACCTTGGAGGCCGTCACCTACGCCAACCGACTCCCAGACGACCTCTCCGGCCGCCAGTGCTACGTCCTAGATCCGATGCTGGCCACCGGGGGGACGCTCGCGATGTCGATTCGCTATCTCGCCGAGCGCGGAGCCGATGACATCACCGCGGTCACGCTGCTGTGCGCACCCGAAGGCATTGAGGCCGTACGCCAAGAACTGGCCGACCTCGACGTCCCCATCACGCTGGTCACCGGCGCCGTCGACGAACGACTCAATGACAAGGGCTACATCGTGCCTGGCCTCGGCGATGCCGGCGACCGCCTTTACGGCGTCGCCGCCGACTAA
- a CDS encoding ArsR/SmtB family transcription factor gives MSLGDDAVRRLRASAHPARLRIMSLLTGAELSAAEVARELDLTQANASYHLRQLADCGLIEVAGTEKVRGGVAKRYRYVLDCNAPREGRAARPTAAQATEEFPMIVAAISSELQRRSHHYRPSAANDIPNDFTDLETWIEPEVWAEVVELVQRASSLAHRNARPPRTEGAIPVSFVASLFRMRMAEGGES, from the coding sequence ATGTCTTTGGGAGATGACGCAGTGCGCCGACTGCGGGCCAGCGCCCACCCCGCCCGGCTGCGGATCATGTCGCTCCTCACCGGCGCCGAGCTCAGCGCGGCCGAGGTCGCCCGCGAGCTCGACCTCACCCAGGCCAACGCGAGTTACCACCTGCGCCAGCTTGCCGATTGCGGTCTCATCGAGGTTGCAGGCACCGAGAAGGTGCGTGGCGGGGTGGCCAAGCGCTATCGCTACGTCCTCGACTGCAACGCGCCGCGGGAGGGGCGTGCGGCGCGGCCCACGGCGGCGCAGGCCACCGAGGAGTTTCCGATGATCGTGGCCGCCATCTCGAGCGAGCTGCAACGGCGGTCCCATCACTATCGGCCATCCGCCGCCAACGACATCCCGAACGATTTCACCGACCTGGAGACCTGGATCGAGCCGGAGGTCTGGGCTGAGGTCGTCGAACTCGTCCAGCGCGCGAGCAGCCTCGCCCACCGAAACGCCCGCCCGCCGCGCACCGAGGGGGCGATTCCGGTGAGCTTCGTCGCCAGCCTGTTCCGGATGCGTATGGCCGAGGGTGGCGAGTCGTGA
- the def gene encoding peptide deformylase — MAVRPITVIGHKALHQPTKKVREVTDEIRTLVADMFDTNEAANGAGLAANQVGARWRIFIYDCEDGDDVQQRGHVINPVLERGPVPPGDPEPSEGSEGCLSVPGEWFPTSRATWARVTGTDLDGNPVVVESDGGTLARCLQHETDHLDGKLYVERLSPTLRQQARDAVKKRGWTDAHITKWDPLTQDAEDV, encoded by the coding sequence ATGGCCGTCCGTCCCATCACCGTCATCGGCCACAAGGCCCTGCACCAACCGACCAAGAAGGTCCGCGAGGTGACCGACGAAATCCGCACTCTGGTTGCGGACATGTTCGACACCAACGAAGCCGCGAATGGTGCTGGGCTCGCAGCGAATCAGGTCGGTGCGCGCTGGCGCATCTTCATCTATGACTGCGAAGACGGCGACGATGTGCAGCAGCGAGGGCACGTCATCAATCCGGTCCTGGAGCGCGGGCCGGTTCCGCCGGGCGACCCCGAGCCGTCCGAGGGCTCCGAGGGGTGCCTGTCGGTTCCCGGTGAGTGGTTCCCGACGTCGCGAGCGACCTGGGCGCGGGTCACCGGCACTGACCTCGATGGCAACCCCGTGGTGGTGGAGTCTGACGGGGGCACCCTCGCCCGCTGCTTGCAGCATGAGACCGACCATCTCGACGGCAAGCTCTATGTCGAGCGCCTGAGCCCGACGCTGCGTCAGCAGGCCCGGGATGCGGTCAAGAAGCGTGGATGGACCGATGCGCACATCACCAAATGGGATCCCCTGACACAAGACGCCGAAGACGTCTGA
- a CDS encoding iron-containing alcohol dehydrogenase, with protein sequence MTDLVRARPDGDDSAALIKFHAPEIVFGDGALAEIGFAARRLGARRPLIVTDRGIVEAGWVTIAQRHLSDVGLHSIIFDEITPNPREHEVESARELYEAEGCDVVIGIGGGSAMDAAKGVAILAGQTGSILDYRGVDHVRHQIPPLLMVPTTSGTGADVSQFCIVTDTTRHVKVTIMGRALVPEISITDPRLLVTMPEWLNAATGLDALTHGIEAFVSRAHNPLADVHALHAVGLVDQHLLRTMTAPTDSTARSGMAQASLNAGLAFTNAILGATHAMSHQVGGLLDAPHGVINGVLLPHVIRYNAESAPERFIDIARHLGIGEVGAPGEEVAEALVERIRMLADEVGVPRTLRELGLDESHIEALSRNSLDDACLTTNPRSSDAADIERIFRAAL encoded by the coding sequence GTGACCGACTTGGTGCGAGCACGGCCCGACGGAGACGACAGCGCGGCCCTCATCAAGTTCCACGCACCGGAGATCGTCTTCGGAGACGGTGCCCTCGCTGAGATCGGCTTCGCCGCGCGACGACTCGGCGCACGACGTCCGCTCATCGTGACTGACAGGGGCATCGTTGAAGCGGGTTGGGTGACGATCGCCCAACGCCACCTGAGCGACGTCGGGCTGCATTCGATCATCTTCGACGAAATCACGCCGAACCCCCGCGAGCACGAAGTCGAGTCAGCGCGCGAACTCTACGAGGCGGAGGGGTGCGACGTCGTCATCGGCATCGGCGGCGGTTCCGCTATGGATGCCGCGAAGGGAGTCGCGATCCTCGCTGGCCAGACCGGCTCGATCCTCGACTACCGCGGGGTCGACCACGTCCGCCACCAGATCCCTCCCCTCCTCATGGTTCCCACCACTTCCGGCACCGGCGCCGACGTGAGCCAGTTCTGCATCGTCACCGACACCACCCGGCACGTGAAGGTCACGATCATGGGTCGAGCGCTGGTCCCAGAGATCTCGATCACCGATCCGCGCCTGCTGGTCACCATGCCGGAGTGGCTCAACGCCGCCACCGGGTTGGACGCGCTCACGCACGGGATCGAGGCGTTCGTGTCTCGCGCGCATAACCCGCTTGCCGATGTGCACGCCCTGCACGCGGTCGGTCTGGTCGACCAGCACCTTCTCCGCACGATGACCGCACCGACCGACAGCACGGCCCGCTCGGGGATGGCGCAAGCCAGCCTCAACGCGGGACTGGCGTTCACCAATGCGATTCTCGGCGCGACCCACGCCATGAGCCACCAGGTCGGCGGTCTGCTCGATGCCCCGCACGGCGTGATCAACGGGGTCCTGCTCCCCCACGTCATCCGCTACAACGCAGAGAGCGCACCCGAACGCTTCATCGACATCGCTCGACACCTGGGCATCGGGGAAGTGGGCGCGCCGGGTGAGGAGGTGGCCGAGGCCCTTGTCGAGCGCATCCGGATGCTCGCTGATGAGGTTGGCGTACCGCGGACGCTGCGGGAACTTGGCCTCGACGAGAGCCATATCGAGGCGCTCTCTCGCAACTCGTTGGACGATGCCTGCCTGACCACCAACCCCAGGTCATCCGATGCCGCCGATATCGAACGCATCTTCCGGGCCGCGCTGTGA
- a CDS encoding MFS transporter, whose protein sequence is MSRSRASEVLAIKDFRWFFLARLVSSLGSSMAPVALAFAVLEIDNSPSAVGLVVAGRMVALVVFLLIGGVVSDRVSRRVVLQVSHILTGLTQGLVACLIISGHATVMSVLVIECLNGAVSAFTMPAMQGIIPQLVPYRLLQQANSLMSFTRHGSLLLGPAIAGAIVAGPGAGWALAVDAGTYAVAVIALAMVALPPVIKRESSMVADLREGWGEFASRTWLWAVVVAFGFLNAIHVGVISVLGPYFAKEHPVTLGERGWGLVLSAEAVGALVMTFILIRGDMKHPLRAGMIGIACLVPLIMALGLAPTLWVLIPIAIFAGAGGNVFGTGWSIAVMENVPAEAQSRVWSYDMLGSFVAIPIGTVVFGWLAEAVDPGPLVVCAGVAYAALCLATLAVPSVRNLSRVAN, encoded by the coding sequence GTGAGCCGATCCCGCGCCTCAGAAGTGCTGGCAATTAAGGACTTTCGCTGGTTCTTCCTCGCGCGGTTGGTCTCCTCCCTGGGGTCGTCGATGGCGCCGGTCGCTCTCGCGTTCGCGGTTCTAGAGATCGACAACTCGCCGTCGGCGGTCGGGTTGGTCGTCGCTGGACGGATGGTCGCGCTCGTGGTCTTCCTCCTCATCGGAGGGGTGGTGTCCGACCGGGTTTCCCGACGAGTGGTGCTCCAGGTCTCGCACATCCTGACGGGATTGACTCAGGGGCTGGTGGCGTGCCTCATCATCAGCGGGCACGCGACGGTCATGTCGGTGCTGGTGATTGAGTGCCTGAACGGGGCGGTGTCGGCGTTCACGATGCCCGCTATGCAAGGCATCATCCCGCAGTTAGTCCCGTATCGGCTTTTGCAGCAGGCGAATTCGTTAATGTCGTTCACTCGGCATGGCAGCTTGTTGCTCGGCCCGGCGATCGCCGGGGCCATTGTTGCCGGTCCGGGTGCGGGGTGGGCGCTCGCGGTCGATGCGGGCACCTATGCCGTGGCCGTCATCGCCCTAGCCATGGTCGCGTTGCCGCCAGTCATCAAGCGCGAGTCGAGCATGGTCGCCGACCTGCGTGAAGGGTGGGGCGAGTTCGCTTCGCGGACCTGGCTCTGGGCGGTCGTGGTGGCCTTCGGTTTCCTCAACGCGATTCACGTCGGAGTGATCTCCGTGCTGGGGCCGTACTTCGCGAAAGAGCATCCGGTGACTCTGGGCGAGCGAGGCTGGGGTCTGGTGCTATCCGCCGAGGCCGTCGGCGCCTTGGTGATGACCTTCATCCTGATCCGGGGAGACATGAAGCACCCGTTGCGGGCCGGCATGATCGGTATCGCGTGCCTCGTACCGCTCATCATGGCGCTCGGACTGGCGCCGACATTGTGGGTCTTGATCCCCATCGCTATTTTTGCGGGGGCGGGCGGCAACGTGTTTGGCACGGGGTGGTCGATTGCCGTGATGGAGAACGTCCCAGCCGAGGCGCAGTCGCGCGTGTGGTCCTACGACATGTTGGGCTCGTTTGTCGCCATCCCCATCGGGACGGTGGTTTTTGGCTGGTTGGCCGAGGCAGTCGACCCGGGCCCACTCGTCGTCTGCGCTGGCGTGGCGTACGCCGCGCTGTGCCTGGCCACGCTGGCTGTCCCGAGCGTCCGCAACCTGTCCCGCGTCGCGAACTAA
- a CDS encoding MadR family response regulator transcription factor — translation MNLESERTQPSIELGVVDEVRIMLVDDHAIVRQGLRSVLEREHDLRIVGEASSPAEALPLVAHAQPQVVLLDLKLSTSSDSEGIDLCAELTARHPGLAVLVLTTFLNQDLVLRAIRAGARGYVVKDVDTSGLVRAIRDVSGGGSAFDPRSAAAMVSGLNAPEALPELTSREREVLQLLAHGLSNRLIGKRLFISETTAKFHVGNILRKLGAASRAEAVYEASKLDLL, via the coding sequence ATGAACCTAGAGTCCGAACGCACCCAGCCAAGCATCGAGCTCGGTGTCGTGGATGAGGTACGGATCATGCTGGTCGATGATCACGCGATCGTCCGCCAAGGACTGCGCTCGGTGCTGGAACGCGAACACGATCTGCGGATCGTCGGCGAAGCGTCGAGTCCCGCCGAGGCCCTGCCACTCGTCGCGCATGCGCAACCGCAGGTGGTCCTCCTCGACCTGAAGCTGTCGACCTCCTCGGACAGCGAGGGCATCGACCTGTGCGCGGAACTCACCGCGAGGCATCCCGGTCTGGCGGTCCTGGTCCTGACGACCTTCCTCAACCAAGACCTTGTGCTTCGTGCGATTCGGGCCGGTGCACGCGGCTATGTGGTCAAGGACGTCGACACCTCCGGACTCGTGCGTGCCATCCGTGACGTCAGCGGAGGCGGCAGCGCCTTCGACCCCCGCTCTGCCGCCGCGATGGTCAGCGGGCTGAACGCCCCAGAGGCCCTACCCGAGCTCACCTCGCGCGAACGCGAAGTCTTGCAGCTCCTGGCGCACGGCCTCTCGAACCGGTTGATCGGCAAGCGGCTGTTCATTTCCGAGACGACAGCGAAGTTCCATGTCGGCAACATCCTGCGCAAGCTCGGCGCCGCGAGTCGGGCCGAAGCGGTCTACGAGGCGTCCAAGCTCGACCTGCTCTGA
- a CDS encoding MadS family sensor histidine kinase, with translation MSSDASDLSRLTGVRSGKNSYYPAFVRSNERMQRTVRAMDRISRAVVRTADAPLAVLEAVASAAAVHLDAAWVVLGLSDGHVHGARPRYVAVGPDGRMRAADEDLPDVARRELGAIRAGHAVPTARTDSWTRIPMYLESRRVGGLSIFHPSIPHPESEDLAALRVLAGFAAMALHTSEQHRNGANLHREAQRLKREAQAQAQDLAQRTAELHATEQRLAVAIRRQLIDDERHRIARELHDSVTQYVLSAGMAVELARGEAEAAGQTDLASQLGTAKSLTQTAVEQMRSAIYALTAGQHDDVGSLQELIKELVAHHTSLLNITLVTEGEDTHLGDAIHHEIARVVGEALFNVLVHTDARHVSIRLRYRQNDLFVSISDDGDGDPTALRRVLRLEQAAVGDGRHRGLANMDKRIRSIGGNLAFRRATMGGVRVVSRIPIERDEEAAS, from the coding sequence GTGAGCTCCGACGCCTCCGATCTGTCCCGGCTCACGGGGGTCCGCTCGGGCAAGAACTCCTACTACCCGGCCTTCGTGCGATCGAACGAACGGATGCAACGCACCGTCCGGGCCATGGATCGCATCTCGCGCGCCGTCGTACGCACCGCCGATGCTCCACTGGCCGTCCTGGAGGCCGTCGCCTCAGCCGCAGCCGTACACCTTGACGCGGCGTGGGTCGTTCTTGGGCTCTCCGACGGCCATGTCCACGGTGCTCGGCCGCGCTACGTCGCGGTCGGACCGGACGGCCGGATGCGCGCTGCCGATGAGGATCTTCCCGACGTCGCGCGACGCGAACTCGGTGCCATCAGAGCGGGTCACGCCGTCCCGACGGCGCGCACCGACAGTTGGACGCGCATCCCGATGTACCTCGAAAGCCGACGCGTGGGCGGGCTGTCGATCTTTCATCCCAGCATCCCGCACCCCGAATCGGAGGATTTGGCCGCGCTGCGCGTACTCGCCGGGTTCGCGGCCATGGCCTTGCACACCTCGGAGCAACACCGGAATGGCGCCAACCTGCACCGCGAGGCGCAACGGCTGAAGCGTGAAGCACAGGCACAAGCACAAGATCTCGCGCAACGCACCGCAGAGCTACACGCCACCGAACAACGACTGGCTGTCGCGATCCGGCGCCAGTTGATCGACGACGAACGCCACCGGATCGCCCGCGAATTGCACGACAGCGTCACGCAGTACGTCCTCTCTGCGGGAATGGCGGTCGAGCTGGCGCGGGGAGAGGCGGAGGCCGCTGGCCAGACCGATCTCGCCTCCCAGCTTGGCACCGCGAAGTCCTTGACGCAGACCGCAGTCGAGCAGATGAGGTCCGCGATTTATGCGCTGACGGCGGGTCAGCACGATGACGTCGGGTCACTCCAGGAACTCATCAAGGAACTGGTCGCCCACCACACCTCACTGCTCAACATCACCCTCGTGACCGAGGGCGAAGACACCCACCTTGGCGACGCCATCCACCACGAGATCGCCCGAGTAGTCGGCGAGGCCCTCTTCAACGTGCTGGTCCACACCGATGCCCGGCACGTCTCGATCCGGTTGCGATACCGCCAGAACGATCTCTTCGTCTCGATCTCCGATGACGGCGACGGCGACCCCACGGCGCTCCGGCGCGTTCTGCGCCTGGAGCAGGCAGCAGTCGGTGATGGCCGACACCGCGGCCTGGCCAACATGGACAAACGCATCCGCTCCATCGGCGGCAATCTCGCCTTCCGGCGGGCGACGATGGGCGGCGTTCGGGTCGTGTCGCGCATTCCCATAGAACGCGACGAGGAGGCAGCGTCATGA